In Erpetoichthys calabaricus chromosome 2, fErpCal1.3, whole genome shotgun sequence, a genomic segment contains:
- the LOC114646353 gene encoding sarcoplasmic/endoplasmic reticulum calcium ATPase regulator DWORF-like, producing the protein MTSTGQMDASRYVVPVLLMIGWIVGCALVVYFVFS; encoded by the exons ATGACCAGCACAG GTCAGATGGATGCCTCCAGGTATGTTGTCCCGGTCCTACTCATGATTGGCTGGATAGTGGGGTGTGCACTTGTGGTTTACTTTGTTTTCTCATAA